A genomic segment from Oncorhynchus clarkii lewisi isolate Uvic-CL-2024 chromosome 12, UVic_Ocla_1.0, whole genome shotgun sequence encodes:
- the LOC139422840 gene encoding SH3 domain-binding protein 2-like isoform X5 has product MTSAEISWPIPMRAIGAQNLLTMPGGVCHSGYVHKKGGSQFSLMKWPLRYLIIHKGCVYYFKSSTSPAPQGAFSLNGYNRVMRAAEETTSSNVFPFKIVHFSKKHRTWYFSAASEDERRKWMRNLRKEIDHYNDRRDSHVSSDSESDADSFYGSIERPMDITHTIDDPEGNYMLEDEDDDEDDYEKPDSPPTPTGRPTVPPPSYPPPPVPCQFIHESMSGFCKGLPPPVLGPIRSPTSPLPKKPPAPLPPPKLGEVSHNHHGHKNIPNKGPPQPPPIHLKPSPERSAWSPKSPIPPPPPMANLKKQAMMGQMSISTIAGGKHKDRMPPVPVTMQSPATLIISSDLERKMVLHSSPSPPGFRGNKPSHIPGMPNYCLSSRPAPDLPPQALPALNHTKPGLYKPPLVPKLPCPAAKPKPPGGSAQRSSPDGQSFRTPVDEVPVSLRKSRDPSKDTDYDSDEDYENMQLPDSVFLDTTETSSVEKLFKESSRTPQDGLYCFRNSGTKTSKVLVVWDVSVCKARNYRLFEEDSRLFLELEMTFPSLSALVEHYHSHPLPNHGSLCLQKPYGYIVPR; this is encoded by the exons ATGACTTCAGCAGAGATCTCCTGGCCCATCCCCATGAGGGCCATAGGGGCCCAGAACCTGCTCACCATGCCAGGGGGTGTGTGCCACTCTGGGTATGTGCACAAGAAAGGAGGGAGCCAGTTCAGCCTTATGAAGT GGCCTCTTCGCTACTTAATCATCCACAAGGGATGTGTGTATTACTTCAAGAGCAGCACCAGTCCTGCACCGCAAGGAGCTTTCTCTCTCAATGGCTACAACAG GGTGATGAGGGCAGCAGAAGAGACCACCTCCAGTAACGTGTTTCCCTTCAAAATTGTCCACTTCAGTAAGAAGCACCGTACCTGGTACTTCTCAGCAGCcagtgaggatgagagaagg AAATGGATGCGAAATCTGCGGAAAGAAATTGATCACTACAATGACAGAAGGGATTCACATGTTTCAAG TGACTCCGAATCTGATGCAGACAGCTTCTATGGATCGATCGAGCGCCCCATGGACATAACCCATACCATAGATGACCCAGAAGGCA ATTACATGTTAGAGGATGAAGACGACGATGAGGATGACTATGAAAAACCAGATAGCCCACCAACACCTACAG GAAGGCCAACCGTTCCACCACCATCCTACCCACCTCCTCCAGTCCCATGCCAGTTCATACATGAGTCCATGTCAGGATTCTGCAAAGGTCTCCCCCCTCCTGTGCTTGGCCCCATCAGGAGCCCCACCAGCCCCCTTCCAAAGAAACCGCCAGCGCCCTTACCTCCACCCAAGCTCGGTGAGGTCAGCCACAACCACCATGGACACAAGAACATCCCAAATAAGGGTCCCCCTCAACCTCCTCCCATCCACCTCAAGCCTAGCCCAGAGAGGAGTGCATGGAGTCCTAAGAGCCcgatcccccctccccctcccatgGCCAACCTAAAGAAGCAGGCAATGATGGGGCAGATGTCAATCTCCACCATAGCTGGGGGGAAGCATAAAGACAGGATGCCCCCTGTTCCAGTGACCATGCAGTCTCCCGCCACCCTGATCATCAGCAGCGACCTGGAAAGGAAAATGGTGCTGCACTCCAGCCCTAGTCCACCGGGTTTTCGTGGCAACAAACCCAGCCACATTCCGGGCATGCCAAACTACTGCCTCAGCTCCAGACCAGCTCCAGATCTCCCACCACAGGCCTTGCCAGCACTGAACCACACCAAGCCTGGACTGTACAAACCACCCCTGGTACCCAAACTTCCATGTCCTGCGGCCAAGCCTAAACCACCTGGAGGGTCAGCACA AAGATCTTCTCCAGATGGACAAAGCTTCCGGACCCCAGTGGACGAGGTGCCTGTCTCTTTAAGAAAGAGCAGGGATCCATCCAAGGACACTGACTATGACTCTGATGAAGACTATGAGAAT ATGCAATTACCAGATTCTGTGTTCCTGGACACAACAGAAACAAGCAGTGTTGAAAA GTTATTTAAGGAAAGCTCCAGAACACCGCAGGACGGTCTCTACTGCTTCAGGAACTCAGGAACAAAAACATCAAAG GTGCTGGTGGTGTGGGATGTGAGTGTGTGCAAGGCCAGAAACTACAGGCTCTTTGAGGAG GACTCCCGGCTGTTCCTGGAGTTAGAGATGACATTTCCCTCCCTGTCAGCCCTAGTGGAGCACTACCATAGCCACCCACTACCCAATCACGGCTCTCTGTGTCTGCAGAAGCCATATGGTTACATCGTGCCAAGGTGA
- the LOC139422840 gene encoding SH3 domain-binding protein 2-like isoform X4 gives MDLLRESSAVQTLRRRMSRRNMTSAEISWPIPMRAIGAQNLLTMPGGVCHSGYVHKKGGSQFSLMKWPLRYLIIHKGCVYYFKSSTSPAPQGAFSLNGYNRVMRAAEETTSSNVFPFKIVHFSKKHRTWYFSAASEDERRKWMRNLRKEIDHYNDRRDSHVSSDSESDADSFYGSIERPMDITHTIDDPEGNYMLEDEDDDEDDYEKPDSPPTPTGRPTVPPPSYPPPPVPCQFIHESMSGFCKGLPPPVLGPIRSPTSPLPKKPPAPLPPPKLGEVSHNHHGHKNIPNKGPPQPPPIHLKPSPERSAWSPKSPIPPPPPMANLKKQAMMGQMSISTIAGGKHKDRMPPVPVTMQSPATLIISSDLERKMVLHSSPSPPGFRGNKPSHIPGMPNYCLSSRPAPDLPPQALPALNHTKPGLYKPPLVPKLPCPAAKPKPPGGSAQSSPDGQSFRTPVDEVPVSLRKSRDPSKDTDYDSDEDYENMQLPDSVFLDTTETSSVEKLFKESSRTPQDGLYCFRNSGTKTSKVLVVWDVSVCKARNYRLFEEDSRLFLELEMTFPSLSALVEHYHSHPLPNHGSLCLQKPYGYIVPR, from the exons ATGGATCTCCTCAGGGAGAGCTCAGCAGTTCAGACCCTCAGGAGACGAATGAGCAGGAG AAACATGACTTCAGCAGAGATCTCCTGGCCCATCCCCATGAGGGCCATAGGGGCCCAGAACCTGCTCACCATGCCAGGGGGTGTGTGCCACTCTGGGTATGTGCACAAGAAAGGAGGGAGCCAGTTCAGCCTTATGAAGT GGCCTCTTCGCTACTTAATCATCCACAAGGGATGTGTGTATTACTTCAAGAGCAGCACCAGTCCTGCACCGCAAGGAGCTTTCTCTCTCAATGGCTACAACAG GGTGATGAGGGCAGCAGAAGAGACCACCTCCAGTAACGTGTTTCCCTTCAAAATTGTCCACTTCAGTAAGAAGCACCGTACCTGGTACTTCTCAGCAGCcagtgaggatgagagaagg AAATGGATGCGAAATCTGCGGAAAGAAATTGATCACTACAATGACAGAAGGGATTCACATGTTTCAAG TGACTCCGAATCTGATGCAGACAGCTTCTATGGATCGATCGAGCGCCCCATGGACATAACCCATACCATAGATGACCCAGAAGGCA ATTACATGTTAGAGGATGAAGACGACGATGAGGATGACTATGAAAAACCAGATAGCCCACCAACACCTACAG GAAGGCCAACCGTTCCACCACCATCCTACCCACCTCCTCCAGTCCCATGCCAGTTCATACATGAGTCCATGTCAGGATTCTGCAAAGGTCTCCCCCCTCCTGTGCTTGGCCCCATCAGGAGCCCCACCAGCCCCCTTCCAAAGAAACCGCCAGCGCCCTTACCTCCACCCAAGCTCGGTGAGGTCAGCCACAACCACCATGGACACAAGAACATCCCAAATAAGGGTCCCCCTCAACCTCCTCCCATCCACCTCAAGCCTAGCCCAGAGAGGAGTGCATGGAGTCCTAAGAGCCcgatcccccctccccctcccatgGCCAACCTAAAGAAGCAGGCAATGATGGGGCAGATGTCAATCTCCACCATAGCTGGGGGGAAGCATAAAGACAGGATGCCCCCTGTTCCAGTGACCATGCAGTCTCCCGCCACCCTGATCATCAGCAGCGACCTGGAAAGGAAAATGGTGCTGCACTCCAGCCCTAGTCCACCGGGTTTTCGTGGCAACAAACCCAGCCACATTCCGGGCATGCCAAACTACTGCCTCAGCTCCAGACCAGCTCCAGATCTCCCACCACAGGCCTTGCCAGCACTGAACCACACCAAGCCTGGACTGTACAAACCACCCCTGGTACCCAAACTTCCATGTCCTGCGGCCAAGCCTAAACCACCTGGAGGGTCAGCACA ATCTTCTCCAGATGGACAAAGCTTCCGGACCCCAGTGGACGAGGTGCCTGTCTCTTTAAGAAAGAGCAGGGATCCATCCAAGGACACTGACTATGACTCTGATGAAGACTATGAGAAT ATGCAATTACCAGATTCTGTGTTCCTGGACACAACAGAAACAAGCAGTGTTGAAAA GTTATTTAAGGAAAGCTCCAGAACACCGCAGGACGGTCTCTACTGCTTCAGGAACTCAGGAACAAAAACATCAAAG GTGCTGGTGGTGTGGGATGTGAGTGTGTGCAAGGCCAGAAACTACAGGCTCTTTGAGGAG GACTCCCGGCTGTTCCTGGAGTTAGAGATGACATTTCCCTCCCTGTCAGCCCTAGTGGAGCACTACCATAGCCACCCACTACCCAATCACGGCTCTCTGTGTCTGCAGAAGCCATATGGTTACATCGTGCCAAGGTGA
- the LOC139422840 gene encoding SH3 domain-binding protein 2-like isoform X2: MAVSVRKKKFAIGSKPSVRMCWERDFINMTSAEISWPIPMRAIGAQNLLTMPGGVCHSGYVHKKGGSQFSLMKWPLRYLIIHKGCVYYFKSSTSPAPQGAFSLNGYNRVMRAAEETTSSNVFPFKIVHFSKKHRTWYFSAASEDERRKWMRNLRKEIDHYNDRRDSHVSSDSESDADSFYGSIERPMDITHTIDDPEGNYMLEDEDDDEDDYEKPDSPPTPTGRPTVPPPSYPPPPVPCQFIHESMSGFCKGLPPPVLGPIRSPTSPLPKKPPAPLPPPKLGEVSHNHHGHKNIPNKGPPQPPPIHLKPSPERSAWSPKSPIPPPPPMANLKKQAMMGQMSISTIAGGKHKDRMPPVPVTMQSPATLIISSDLERKMVLHSSPSPPGFRGNKPSHIPGMPNYCLSSRPAPDLPPQALPALNHTKPGLYKPPLVPKLPCPAAKPKPPGGSAQSSPDGQSFRTPVDEVPVSLRKSRDPSKDTDYDSDEDYENMQLPDSVFLDTTETSSVEKLFKESSRTPQDGLYCFRNSGTKTSKVLVVWDVSVCKARNYRLFEEDSRLFLELEMTFPSLSALVEHYHSHPLPNHGSLCLQKPYGYIVPR; this comes from the exons ATGGCTGTGTCAGTGAGAAAAAAGAAGTTTGCCATTGGGAGCAAGCCCAGCGTGAGAATGTGTTGGGAACGGGATTTCAT AAACATGACTTCAGCAGAGATCTCCTGGCCCATCCCCATGAGGGCCATAGGGGCCCAGAACCTGCTCACCATGCCAGGGGGTGTGTGCCACTCTGGGTATGTGCACAAGAAAGGAGGGAGCCAGTTCAGCCTTATGAAGT GGCCTCTTCGCTACTTAATCATCCACAAGGGATGTGTGTATTACTTCAAGAGCAGCACCAGTCCTGCACCGCAAGGAGCTTTCTCTCTCAATGGCTACAACAG GGTGATGAGGGCAGCAGAAGAGACCACCTCCAGTAACGTGTTTCCCTTCAAAATTGTCCACTTCAGTAAGAAGCACCGTACCTGGTACTTCTCAGCAGCcagtgaggatgagagaagg AAATGGATGCGAAATCTGCGGAAAGAAATTGATCACTACAATGACAGAAGGGATTCACATGTTTCAAG TGACTCCGAATCTGATGCAGACAGCTTCTATGGATCGATCGAGCGCCCCATGGACATAACCCATACCATAGATGACCCAGAAGGCA ATTACATGTTAGAGGATGAAGACGACGATGAGGATGACTATGAAAAACCAGATAGCCCACCAACACCTACAG GAAGGCCAACCGTTCCACCACCATCCTACCCACCTCCTCCAGTCCCATGCCAGTTCATACATGAGTCCATGTCAGGATTCTGCAAAGGTCTCCCCCCTCCTGTGCTTGGCCCCATCAGGAGCCCCACCAGCCCCCTTCCAAAGAAACCGCCAGCGCCCTTACCTCCACCCAAGCTCGGTGAGGTCAGCCACAACCACCATGGACACAAGAACATCCCAAATAAGGGTCCCCCTCAACCTCCTCCCATCCACCTCAAGCCTAGCCCAGAGAGGAGTGCATGGAGTCCTAAGAGCCcgatcccccctccccctcccatgGCCAACCTAAAGAAGCAGGCAATGATGGGGCAGATGTCAATCTCCACCATAGCTGGGGGGAAGCATAAAGACAGGATGCCCCCTGTTCCAGTGACCATGCAGTCTCCCGCCACCCTGATCATCAGCAGCGACCTGGAAAGGAAAATGGTGCTGCACTCCAGCCCTAGTCCACCGGGTTTTCGTGGCAACAAACCCAGCCACATTCCGGGCATGCCAAACTACTGCCTCAGCTCCAGACCAGCTCCAGATCTCCCACCACAGGCCTTGCCAGCACTGAACCACACCAAGCCTGGACTGTACAAACCACCCCTGGTACCCAAACTTCCATGTCCTGCGGCCAAGCCTAAACCACCTGGAGGGTCAGCACA ATCTTCTCCAGATGGACAAAGCTTCCGGACCCCAGTGGACGAGGTGCCTGTCTCTTTAAGAAAGAGCAGGGATCCATCCAAGGACACTGACTATGACTCTGATGAAGACTATGAGAAT ATGCAATTACCAGATTCTGTGTTCCTGGACACAACAGAAACAAGCAGTGTTGAAAA GTTATTTAAGGAAAGCTCCAGAACACCGCAGGACGGTCTCTACTGCTTCAGGAACTCAGGAACAAAAACATCAAAG GTGCTGGTGGTGTGGGATGTGAGTGTGTGCAAGGCCAGAAACTACAGGCTCTTTGAGGAG GACTCCCGGCTGTTCCTGGAGTTAGAGATGACATTTCCCTCCCTGTCAGCCCTAGTGGAGCACTACCATAGCCACCCACTACCCAATCACGGCTCTCTGTGTCTGCAGAAGCCATATGGTTACATCGTGCCAAGGTGA
- the LOC139422840 gene encoding SH3 domain-binding protein 2-like isoform X3 yields MDLLRESSAVQTLRRRMSRRNMTSAEISWPIPMRAIGAQNLLTMPGGVCHSGYVHKKGGSQFSLMKWPLRYLIIHKGCVYYFKSSTSPAPQGAFSLNGYNRVMRAAEETTSSNVFPFKIVHFSKKHRTWYFSAASEDERRKWMRNLRKEIDHYNDRRDSHVSSDSESDADSFYGSIERPMDITHTIDDPEGNYMLEDEDDDEDDYEKPDSPPTPTGRPTVPPPSYPPPPVPCQFIHESMSGFCKGLPPPVLGPIRSPTSPLPKKPPAPLPPPKLGEVSHNHHGHKNIPNKGPPQPPPIHLKPSPERSAWSPKSPIPPPPPMANLKKQAMMGQMSISTIAGGKHKDRMPPVPVTMQSPATLIISSDLERKMVLHSSPSPPGFRGNKPSHIPGMPNYCLSSRPAPDLPPQALPALNHTKPGLYKPPLVPKLPCPAAKPKPPGGSAQRSSPDGQSFRTPVDEVPVSLRKSRDPSKDTDYDSDEDYENMQLPDSVFLDTTETSSVEKLFKESSRTPQDGLYCFRNSGTKTSKVLVVWDVSVCKARNYRLFEEDSRLFLELEMTFPSLSALVEHYHSHPLPNHGSLCLQKPYGYIVPR; encoded by the exons ATGGATCTCCTCAGGGAGAGCTCAGCAGTTCAGACCCTCAGGAGACGAATGAGCAGGAG AAACATGACTTCAGCAGAGATCTCCTGGCCCATCCCCATGAGGGCCATAGGGGCCCAGAACCTGCTCACCATGCCAGGGGGTGTGTGCCACTCTGGGTATGTGCACAAGAAAGGAGGGAGCCAGTTCAGCCTTATGAAGT GGCCTCTTCGCTACTTAATCATCCACAAGGGATGTGTGTATTACTTCAAGAGCAGCACCAGTCCTGCACCGCAAGGAGCTTTCTCTCTCAATGGCTACAACAG GGTGATGAGGGCAGCAGAAGAGACCACCTCCAGTAACGTGTTTCCCTTCAAAATTGTCCACTTCAGTAAGAAGCACCGTACCTGGTACTTCTCAGCAGCcagtgaggatgagagaagg AAATGGATGCGAAATCTGCGGAAAGAAATTGATCACTACAATGACAGAAGGGATTCACATGTTTCAAG TGACTCCGAATCTGATGCAGACAGCTTCTATGGATCGATCGAGCGCCCCATGGACATAACCCATACCATAGATGACCCAGAAGGCA ATTACATGTTAGAGGATGAAGACGACGATGAGGATGACTATGAAAAACCAGATAGCCCACCAACACCTACAG GAAGGCCAACCGTTCCACCACCATCCTACCCACCTCCTCCAGTCCCATGCCAGTTCATACATGAGTCCATGTCAGGATTCTGCAAAGGTCTCCCCCCTCCTGTGCTTGGCCCCATCAGGAGCCCCACCAGCCCCCTTCCAAAGAAACCGCCAGCGCCCTTACCTCCACCCAAGCTCGGTGAGGTCAGCCACAACCACCATGGACACAAGAACATCCCAAATAAGGGTCCCCCTCAACCTCCTCCCATCCACCTCAAGCCTAGCCCAGAGAGGAGTGCATGGAGTCCTAAGAGCCcgatcccccctccccctcccatgGCCAACCTAAAGAAGCAGGCAATGATGGGGCAGATGTCAATCTCCACCATAGCTGGGGGGAAGCATAAAGACAGGATGCCCCCTGTTCCAGTGACCATGCAGTCTCCCGCCACCCTGATCATCAGCAGCGACCTGGAAAGGAAAATGGTGCTGCACTCCAGCCCTAGTCCACCGGGTTTTCGTGGCAACAAACCCAGCCACATTCCGGGCATGCCAAACTACTGCCTCAGCTCCAGACCAGCTCCAGATCTCCCACCACAGGCCTTGCCAGCACTGAACCACACCAAGCCTGGACTGTACAAACCACCCCTGGTACCCAAACTTCCATGTCCTGCGGCCAAGCCTAAACCACCTGGAGGGTCAGCACA AAGATCTTCTCCAGATGGACAAAGCTTCCGGACCCCAGTGGACGAGGTGCCTGTCTCTTTAAGAAAGAGCAGGGATCCATCCAAGGACACTGACTATGACTCTGATGAAGACTATGAGAAT ATGCAATTACCAGATTCTGTGTTCCTGGACACAACAGAAACAAGCAGTGTTGAAAA GTTATTTAAGGAAAGCTCCAGAACACCGCAGGACGGTCTCTACTGCTTCAGGAACTCAGGAACAAAAACATCAAAG GTGCTGGTGGTGTGGGATGTGAGTGTGTGCAAGGCCAGAAACTACAGGCTCTTTGAGGAG GACTCCCGGCTGTTCCTGGAGTTAGAGATGACATTTCCCTCCCTGTCAGCCCTAGTGGAGCACTACCATAGCCACCCACTACCCAATCACGGCTCTCTGTGTCTGCAGAAGCCATATGGTTACATCGTGCCAAGGTGA
- the LOC139422840 gene encoding SH3 domain-binding protein 2-like isoform X1 — translation MAVSVRKKKFAIGSKPSVRMCWERDFINMTSAEISWPIPMRAIGAQNLLTMPGGVCHSGYVHKKGGSQFSLMKWPLRYLIIHKGCVYYFKSSTSPAPQGAFSLNGYNRVMRAAEETTSSNVFPFKIVHFSKKHRTWYFSAASEDERRKWMRNLRKEIDHYNDRRDSHVSSDSESDADSFYGSIERPMDITHTIDDPEGNYMLEDEDDDEDDYEKPDSPPTPTGRPTVPPPSYPPPPVPCQFIHESMSGFCKGLPPPVLGPIRSPTSPLPKKPPAPLPPPKLGEVSHNHHGHKNIPNKGPPQPPPIHLKPSPERSAWSPKSPIPPPPPMANLKKQAMMGQMSISTIAGGKHKDRMPPVPVTMQSPATLIISSDLERKMVLHSSPSPPGFRGNKPSHIPGMPNYCLSSRPAPDLPPQALPALNHTKPGLYKPPLVPKLPCPAAKPKPPGGSAQRSSPDGQSFRTPVDEVPVSLRKSRDPSKDTDYDSDEDYENMQLPDSVFLDTTETSSVEKLFKESSRTPQDGLYCFRNSGTKTSKVLVVWDVSVCKARNYRLFEEDSRLFLELEMTFPSLSALVEHYHSHPLPNHGSLCLQKPYGYIVPR, via the exons ATGGCTGTGTCAGTGAGAAAAAAGAAGTTTGCCATTGGGAGCAAGCCCAGCGTGAGAATGTGTTGGGAACGGGATTTCAT AAACATGACTTCAGCAGAGATCTCCTGGCCCATCCCCATGAGGGCCATAGGGGCCCAGAACCTGCTCACCATGCCAGGGGGTGTGTGCCACTCTGGGTATGTGCACAAGAAAGGAGGGAGCCAGTTCAGCCTTATGAAGT GGCCTCTTCGCTACTTAATCATCCACAAGGGATGTGTGTATTACTTCAAGAGCAGCACCAGTCCTGCACCGCAAGGAGCTTTCTCTCTCAATGGCTACAACAG GGTGATGAGGGCAGCAGAAGAGACCACCTCCAGTAACGTGTTTCCCTTCAAAATTGTCCACTTCAGTAAGAAGCACCGTACCTGGTACTTCTCAGCAGCcagtgaggatgagagaagg AAATGGATGCGAAATCTGCGGAAAGAAATTGATCACTACAATGACAGAAGGGATTCACATGTTTCAAG TGACTCCGAATCTGATGCAGACAGCTTCTATGGATCGATCGAGCGCCCCATGGACATAACCCATACCATAGATGACCCAGAAGGCA ATTACATGTTAGAGGATGAAGACGACGATGAGGATGACTATGAAAAACCAGATAGCCCACCAACACCTACAG GAAGGCCAACCGTTCCACCACCATCCTACCCACCTCCTCCAGTCCCATGCCAGTTCATACATGAGTCCATGTCAGGATTCTGCAAAGGTCTCCCCCCTCCTGTGCTTGGCCCCATCAGGAGCCCCACCAGCCCCCTTCCAAAGAAACCGCCAGCGCCCTTACCTCCACCCAAGCTCGGTGAGGTCAGCCACAACCACCATGGACACAAGAACATCCCAAATAAGGGTCCCCCTCAACCTCCTCCCATCCACCTCAAGCCTAGCCCAGAGAGGAGTGCATGGAGTCCTAAGAGCCcgatcccccctccccctcccatgGCCAACCTAAAGAAGCAGGCAATGATGGGGCAGATGTCAATCTCCACCATAGCTGGGGGGAAGCATAAAGACAGGATGCCCCCTGTTCCAGTGACCATGCAGTCTCCCGCCACCCTGATCATCAGCAGCGACCTGGAAAGGAAAATGGTGCTGCACTCCAGCCCTAGTCCACCGGGTTTTCGTGGCAACAAACCCAGCCACATTCCGGGCATGCCAAACTACTGCCTCAGCTCCAGACCAGCTCCAGATCTCCCACCACAGGCCTTGCCAGCACTGAACCACACCAAGCCTGGACTGTACAAACCACCCCTGGTACCCAAACTTCCATGTCCTGCGGCCAAGCCTAAACCACCTGGAGGGTCAGCACA AAGATCTTCTCCAGATGGACAAAGCTTCCGGACCCCAGTGGACGAGGTGCCTGTCTCTTTAAGAAAGAGCAGGGATCCATCCAAGGACACTGACTATGACTCTGATGAAGACTATGAGAAT ATGCAATTACCAGATTCTGTGTTCCTGGACACAACAGAAACAAGCAGTGTTGAAAA GTTATTTAAGGAAAGCTCCAGAACACCGCAGGACGGTCTCTACTGCTTCAGGAACTCAGGAACAAAAACATCAAAG GTGCTGGTGGTGTGGGATGTGAGTGTGTGCAAGGCCAGAAACTACAGGCTCTTTGAGGAG GACTCCCGGCTGTTCCTGGAGTTAGAGATGACATTTCCCTCCCTGTCAGCCCTAGTGGAGCACTACCATAGCCACCCACTACCCAATCACGGCTCTCTGTGTCTGCAGAAGCCATATGGTTACATCGTGCCAAGGTGA